In Solidesulfovibrio carbinoliphilus subsp. oakridgensis, the sequence CTGGCCGTCCGCGCCGGGGTGGCGCGGGCGGGCGGCGCGGCCCGGGCCGGCCGCTTGCCGCATCCCGGGCCCCCGGCCCCAGGTCCGCCCGGAAGGACTGCCCGTGCCACGGATGAAAAACCTGCTCCTTCTCACGGCCTCCCTGGTTTTGGTCCTTTTGGGCCTGGAAGCCGCAACCCGCCTTTTTTTCCTGCCCCTGCCCGTGGTCGCGGACCCGGTCCTCGGCTACCGCCGGGCCCCGGGCATGACGCTCGCCTATGCCCAGGAAAACGACCACCCGGTCCGCTCGACCTTCAACAGCCGGGGCTTTCGCGGCCCGGACTTCGCCCCGCAGCCGCAGCCGGGCCTGCTTCGGGTGGCGGTCCTCGGCGACAGTTTCGTGGCCTCCGAGGCCGTGGAGGAGGACCGGACCTTTCCCCGCCTGGCCGAGGCCCGGTGGAACGCCGCCCACTCCCGGCCGGTCGAGGTCCTCAATTGCGGCGTCTCGGGCTATTCGCCGGTCCAGGAGTTCCTGCTGCTCAAAGACGAGGTCCTGGCCGCCAAGCCCGACGCGGTCTACCTCTTTTTCTTCCCGACAAACGACATCGAGGACATGGCCGCAACCACGGCCATGTCGCGCAACAAGCCCTTTGCCGCCCTTGGCCCGGAGGGGACGGTGGCCTTCGATTTCTCCTTTGCCAGGGGCTCACGCTACCAGGCCAAGGCGGCCGTCACC encodes:
- a CDS encoding SGNH/GDSL hydrolase family protein, producing the protein MKNLLLLTASLVLVLLGLEAATRLFFLPLPVVADPVLGYRRAPGMTLAYAQENDHPVRSTFNSRGFRGPDFAPQPQPGLLRVAVLGDSFVASEAVEEDRTFPRLAEARWNAAHSRPVEVLNCGVSGYSPVQEFLLLKDEVLAAKPDAVYLFFFPTNDIEDMAATTAMSRNKPFAALGPEGTVAFDFSFARGSRYQAKAAVTALRRQSALANLLYERLSPALTRGYQRRFHPEGGLPPYLTLATDRPDPAFLANYATAKALFRQAAALCRDRGIPFTLVLVDYDGVSPEAAAKLTALAPSFDPLWFEKDLQRAAARDGYGFLGLQSLFRDLYAAGGADYHWQHWNYAGQEAVARALAARMAVDLSPAPEGLAQGPAAGPGAGTETLLQPAKPGVQGVSP